The following proteins come from a genomic window of Sphaerisporangium rubeum:
- a CDS encoding protein kinase domain-containing protein, which translates to MTGGRGRHEEGNTQVDGIADYEFVRPLGAGNHGDFFLARRPARLPVPADHVVVKVVGGTGEDAFRRATRELKAFARVRSPFLVTLYDAGQQGGVFYYSMEYIPGGPLSDPAEQPTRRHVMRAVACAARAAQALHEEGIVHRDISPGNVLLTEDGGKLADLGLSQVLTPGATVTGMGGLASAEFTDPAILQGEKPSPAGDVWSLAATLHWSLTGEGLYGPLPATDPLLTLRKIYSTAPSLNPDLPDDLTTLLTTCLSPPPTRPTAHTLANDLYRLST; encoded by the coding sequence GTGACCGGCGGACGGGGCCGCCACGAGGAGGGGAACACACAGGTGGACGGCATCGCCGACTACGAGTTCGTCCGGCCGCTCGGCGCCGGGAACCATGGGGACTTCTTCCTGGCGCGCCGGCCCGCGCGCCTGCCGGTGCCGGCCGACCACGTGGTGGTCAAGGTCGTCGGCGGCACCGGGGAGGACGCGTTCCGGCGCGCCACACGCGAGTTGAAGGCGTTCGCGCGGGTGCGCTCACCGTTCCTCGTGACGCTGTACGACGCGGGCCAGCAGGGCGGGGTGTTCTACTACTCGATGGAGTACATCCCCGGCGGCCCCCTGTCGGACCCCGCCGAGCAGCCGACCAGGCGGCACGTGATGCGCGCCGTCGCCTGTGCCGCGCGCGCCGCGCAGGCCCTCCACGAGGAGGGCATCGTGCACCGTGACATCAGCCCCGGCAACGTCCTGCTCACCGAGGACGGCGGCAAGCTCGCCGACCTCGGCCTGTCGCAGGTCCTCACCCCCGGCGCCACCGTCACCGGCATGGGCGGCCTGGCCTCCGCCGAGTTCACCGACCCCGCCATCCTCCAGGGTGAGAAGCCGTCCCCCGCCGGCGACGTCTGGTCCCTCGCCGCCACCCTCCACTGGTCCCTCACCGGCGAGGGCCTCTACGGCCCTCTCCCCGCCACCGACCCCCTCCTCACCCTCCGCAAGATCTACAGCACCGCCCCGTCCCTCAACCCCGACCTCCCCGACGACCTGACCACCCTCCTCACCACCTGCCTCTCCCCACCCCCCACCCGCCCCACCGCCCACACCCTGGCCAACGACCTCTACCGCCTCTCCACCTGA
- a CDS encoding class II aldolase/adducin family protein: MRLAEERAALCATGRRMVETGLVLGTAGNLSIRSGDLVAVSPGGVALDELTPADCPVLDLSGETVEPSRAPSSETPMHLAIYRSTPAQAVVHTHSSYAVVVSATHTELPPVHYNALLLGGVVRVAPYATYGTPELAAHVIAALEGRQAALMQNHGAVAIGPGLAEALAGARLLEWLCQVYVQAKTIGEPRVLSEDELVAVIGRALQGHETGTRWGLTSSPPPESRG, from the coding sequence ATGAGACTCGCCGAGGAACGCGCCGCGCTGTGCGCCACCGGCCGCCGGATGGTCGAGACCGGCCTGGTCCTCGGCACGGCCGGAAACCTCAGCATCCGGTCCGGCGACCTGGTGGCCGTGTCCCCCGGCGGGGTCGCGCTGGACGAACTGACTCCGGCCGACTGCCCCGTGCTGGACCTCTCCGGCGAGACCGTGGAACCCTCCCGGGCCCCCTCCTCGGAGACCCCCATGCACCTGGCGATCTACCGGAGCACCCCCGCTCAGGCCGTCGTGCACACCCACTCGTCGTACGCCGTGGTCGTCTCCGCCACCCACACCGAACTCCCCCCCGTCCACTACAACGCGCTGCTCCTGGGCGGCGTGGTCCGCGTGGCCCCGTACGCCACCTACGGCACCCCCGAACTCGCCGCTCATGTGATCGCCGCCCTGGAGGGCCGCCAGGCCGCCCTGATGCAGAACCATGGCGCCGTCGCCATCGGCCCCGGCCTGGCGGAGGCCCTCGCCGGCGCACGCCTCCTGGAGTGGCTGTGCCAGGTGTACGTCCAGGCCAAGACCATCGGCGAACCCCGCGTCCTGTCCGAGGACGAACTCGTCGCCGTCATCGGCCGCGCACTCCAGGGCCACGAGACAGGCACCCGCTGGGGTCTCACCTCGTCCCCGCCTCCTGAGAGCCGCGGATAG
- a CDS encoding TetR/AcrR family transcriptional regulator, giving the protein MPKIVDHEERRAEVVAAARRVILRDGIEGATTRAIAKEAGYSNGVLTHYFADKDDILLAALRTSHRRIVTRLKDKLSGRTGLAALRELLMDNLPLDAERAGETALEVGFWGRSLAGGTLLDVQREEAAELRHLVRSLLGAAASAGEIAVHEDLDDVTERLLALVDGLSLHRLLYPDRLPPETLARLMTAELDRLGSREGPR; this is encoded by the coding sequence ATGCCGAAGATCGTCGACCATGAGGAGCGGCGCGCCGAGGTGGTGGCCGCCGCACGCCGGGTGATCCTGCGCGACGGCATCGAAGGCGCCACCACCCGGGCCATCGCCAAGGAGGCCGGCTACTCCAACGGAGTCCTGACCCACTACTTCGCCGACAAGGACGACATCCTGCTCGCGGCCCTGCGCACCTCGCACCGGCGCATCGTGACCCGCCTGAAGGACAAACTCTCCGGCCGTACCGGCCTCGCGGCCCTGCGCGAACTTCTCATGGACAACCTCCCGCTCGACGCCGAGCGCGCCGGGGAGACCGCACTGGAGGTCGGTTTCTGGGGCCGCAGCCTCGCCGGCGGCACCCTCCTCGACGTCCAGCGCGAGGAGGCCGCCGAACTGCGTCACCTGGTGCGGTCGCTCCTCGGCGCCGCCGCCTCGGCCGGCGAGATCGCCGTGCACGAGGACCTCGACGACGTCACCGAGCGCCTGCTGGCCCTGGTGGACGGTCTCAGCCTGCACCGCCTGCTGTACCCCGACCGCCTGCCGCCTGAGACACTGGCCCGGCTGATGACGGCCGAGCTCGACCGGCTCGGATCCCGGGAAGGACCGCGATGA
- a CDS encoding carbohydrate kinase family protein, with protein sequence MSVVTVGAHIVDVLARPVESIPAGQDTHLLEQIRVTAAGAAAATAVDLAKLGVPVASVGAVGDDELGDLLVMVMGRHGVDAGGVVRKAGEQTAASILPIRPDGGRPSFHVPGANLGLSTADVDPAVIIGARVVHLGGMDVTWGLHDPVFHETLRAARAGGTVVTLDLLSNMPELMPGARAFLPYADHFLPNEEQALLMTGAADPEAAAVALLAEGLTSVVVTLGGDGSLVATADGVTRVPALDVPVVDTTGCGDAYCAGFIAGLLDGRDVLAAARLGTAVAARVAGGLGSDAGLDGLTIGSFERI encoded by the coding sequence ATGTCCGTCGTCACCGTCGGCGCTCACATCGTCGACGTCCTGGCCAGGCCCGTGGAGTCCATCCCGGCGGGCCAGGACACCCACCTGCTGGAGCAGATCAGGGTCACCGCGGCAGGCGCGGCGGCGGCCACCGCCGTGGACCTCGCCAAGCTCGGCGTCCCGGTCGCCTCCGTCGGCGCCGTCGGCGACGACGAGCTCGGCGACCTGCTCGTCATGGTCATGGGACGGCACGGCGTGGACGCCGGCGGCGTCGTGCGCAAGGCCGGCGAGCAGACGGCCGCGTCCATCCTGCCGATCCGGCCGGACGGCGGCCGGCCGTCGTTCCACGTGCCGGGGGCCAACCTCGGACTGTCCACGGCCGACGTGGACCCGGCGGTGATCATCGGCGCGCGGGTCGTGCATCTCGGTGGCATGGACGTGACCTGGGGGCTGCACGACCCGGTCTTCCACGAGACGCTGCGCGCCGCGCGCGCGGGAGGCACCGTGGTCACGCTCGACCTGCTGTCCAACATGCCGGAGCTGATGCCGGGGGCCCGCGCCTTCCTGCCGTACGCCGACCACTTCCTGCCGAACGAGGAGCAGGCCCTGCTGATGACCGGCGCCGCCGACCCCGAGGCGGCGGCCGTCGCGCTGCTCGCCGAGGGCCTCACCTCGGTGGTCGTCACCCTCGGCGGCGACGGCAGCCTGGTCGCCACCGCGGACGGCGTCACGCGGGTCCCCGCGCTGGACGTGCCGGTCGTGGACACCACCGGCTGCGGCGACGCGTACTGCGCCGGGTTCATCGCCGGGCTGCTGGACGGCAGGGACGTGCTCGCCGCCGCTCGCCTCGGCACCGCCGTCGCGGCCCGCGTGGCCGGAGGGCTCGGCTCCGACGCCGGGCTGGACGGCCTGACCATCGGCTCGTTCGAAAGGATCTGA